One Syntrophorhabdus sp. genomic window, CTTAGCTACATCTCTCTCTTCAGCATGTAGTCGGCAAGCTCGAGAAGGGCGGTCTTGTAGCGTGACGCGGGAAAGACGTCGAGGTATCTCTTTGCCTGGGTGAGGTGTCTTTCCGTTGCCTCCAGCGTGTAAGCGATTCCGCCGTTCTTTTCTATGATGGCGAGCACGCGGTCGAAATCACGTTGTGTTATCCTCGGTTTGGCGAAGATCTTTTCTATGCGGGCCTTGTTCTTTTCGCCGGCGTTCCTCAGAACATGGATAAGGGGGAGGGTCACCTTGCCTTCCTTCAGGTCGGTCCCCACGCGCTTACCCAGGACGTCGTTGTATGACGTGTAGTCGAGGACGTCGTCCATGAGCTGAAAGGCTATGCCGAGATCGTACCCGAAATTCCTCAATGCCCGTCGTTCATTGTCGGGCCGCTGACCGAGGATGGCGCCGATCTCGCAGGCGGCGCCGAAAAGAACGGCCGTCTTGTTCCCGATTATCTCGTAGTAATCCTTTTCGGTGGTTTCCACGTCGGCGGTCTTCACTATCTCCAGGATCTCTCCCTCGGACAGCGCCGTCGTCACCTTCGAGATGGTTTTGAGGATCTCGTTATTGCCGTCCCGGGACATGAGTTCGAAGGACCTGGAGTAAAGGAAATCCCCGACCAGGACGCTGGGCTCGTTGCCCCAGACCGTGTTGACCGTGGACAGGCCCCGCCTGGTCTTGGCGTTATCCACGACGTCATCGTGAAGCAGGGTGGCGGTGTGGATGAACTCGATGATCGCGGCGTAGGGGATGTGTTTCCTGCCACGGTAGCCGCACAGTTTGGAGCAGAGCATGACAAGTACGGGACGCACCCTCTTGCCGCCGGATTTTATGATATAGGTGACGATCTCCTTGATGTAACTGACCCGCGTGCTGATGAGTTCATCGATCGAGGACTCGAGCTTCTCGAGGTCTTTCTGGATGATCTGCGTAAATCCCGACATGTC contains:
- a CDS encoding polyprenyl synthetase family protein is translated as MSGFTQIIQKDLEKLESSIDELISTRVSYIKEIVTYIIKSGGKRVRPVLVMLCSKLCGYRGRKHIPYAAIIEFIHTATLLHDDVVDNAKTRRGLSTVNTVWGNEPSVLVGDFLYSRSFELMSRDGNNEILKTISKVTTALSEGEILEIVKTADVETTEKDYYEIIGNKTAVLFGAACEIGAILGQRPDNERRALRNFGYDLGIAFQLMDDVLDYTSYNDVLGKRVGTDLKEGKVTLPLIHVLRNAGEKNKARIEKIFAKPRITQRDFDRVLAIIEKNGGIAYTLEATERHLTQAKRYLDVFPASRYKTALLELADYMLKREM